Proteins co-encoded in one Cupriavidus nantongensis genomic window:
- a CDS encoding relaxase/mobilization nuclease domain-containing protein yields the protein MVPIIPKQRQHKPNASKRFNDLIDYLQGEQEQEKQAQQPGPEQGADASPAGAPAGSRMAEPSEFSDLLNYATAPVDTKIHGEKCIAVRTHGVSSIDSASVEMNAVARKNTRCHDPVYHFILSWPEHEKPAPEAIFDAAEHAIKALGFEEHQYVIAVHANTDNIHAHVAMNRVHPTTFKSRHIEWAKRTLHFAARESEIKHGWTHDNGIYVVQVDGQGKKQIVLNTKHAEAEVEQGANVHPEIEREDPLPVWHDPESLDSWLKSSVSKSLKQDLGDLTSWQALHVWLEKFDITLKDTGGGGLRLRAISPETGEILETPVSKGLRLLKRPDLEKRWGPFKPPFTNPVIVPDLTHLTPRQIDKGVDRVIRIAPDRGVPPPDHVLGIDADAPGPLPEGPGGMHAVPGSSMATGGQVPPVLLPGALQVDLGDGQTGQDPGMRHAAEGRSGGGGRVVDAALPATGRNTGRKARDPVMRAQRKAERAAARADLRRRYGQYRNFVADGDTDYFARLKALQVERSRQIKALQVEAKAAKAAIPKVLSREVRLISVIEIDAELTRRKLIVEAQYQERREALRITRVPPLQWREWLYEQSNRGDKAALSALRGIVYQAQRDAKLPKEDGKDDELEDLDVSAADYHDQQYKRLMARLLAEERKERAIRSSSVQAMRPHEVDALILAFAGIQWRVTGNGNVEYSRSDGRHLFTDRGNRITFDRMRVTDDEIKLALIHSREKFGRQITLTGEEPIFVERMARVADDMGLKVLNPELQAVIQAHRASKKVAAGQVAKESAQEAPQAVTPTPLQKFETEGRDAGQTAFAVPEERQVAADAATGTEADLVGSLQPMEPAQPATAEEHLRATVLGIDPRAKFEVADPADESRLYVGPVASALEEAQPMFAQHIGRSTYVIHRQAAPAGHEDRVIEVRYRAGRADTSLPQQDKGHGL from the coding sequence ATGGTCCCCATCATTCCGAAGCAAAGGCAGCACAAGCCGAACGCGTCCAAGCGGTTCAATGATCTGATCGATTATCTGCAGGGTGAACAGGAGCAGGAGAAGCAGGCACAGCAGCCAGGCCCGGAGCAGGGCGCAGATGCCTCTCCAGCCGGAGCACCTGCAGGTAGCCGAATGGCAGAGCCCAGCGAGTTCAGCGATTTGCTGAACTACGCAACTGCCCCAGTGGACACGAAGATTCACGGCGAGAAATGCATCGCCGTCCGGACGCATGGCGTCAGCAGCATCGACTCGGCCAGCGTCGAGATGAACGCGGTAGCACGCAAGAATACGCGTTGCCATGATCCTGTGTACCACTTCATTCTGAGCTGGCCAGAACACGAGAAGCCGGCGCCAGAAGCGATCTTCGACGCCGCCGAGCATGCCATCAAGGCACTCGGCTTTGAAGAGCACCAGTACGTCATCGCCGTACATGCGAATACCGACAACATTCATGCGCACGTGGCAATGAACCGCGTGCATCCCACGACCTTCAAGAGCCGGCACATCGAATGGGCCAAACGCACGCTGCACTTCGCAGCTCGCGAAAGTGAGATCAAGCACGGATGGACCCATGACAATGGGATCTACGTTGTGCAAGTCGATGGACAAGGCAAGAAACAGATCGTCCTCAATACCAAGCACGCCGAGGCCGAGGTGGAGCAGGGCGCCAATGTGCATCCGGAGATCGAGCGCGAAGACCCGCTCCCGGTGTGGCACGACCCCGAAAGCCTGGACTCGTGGCTCAAGTCTTCCGTATCCAAGTCCCTCAAGCAAGACCTCGGAGATCTCACCAGTTGGCAGGCCCTGCACGTCTGGTTGGAGAAGTTCGACATCACACTCAAGGATACCGGGGGAGGGGGCTTGCGCCTGCGCGCCATCTCCCCGGAAACCGGAGAGATTCTGGAGACCCCTGTCAGCAAAGGCCTGCGGCTGCTCAAGCGCCCCGACCTGGAGAAGCGCTGGGGTCCGTTTAAACCACCGTTCACCAATCCGGTCATCGTGCCGGATCTCACCCACCTCACCCCCAGGCAAATTGACAAAGGAGTAGACCGTGTCATCCGAATCGCCCCAGACCGAGGAGTCCCGCCTCCCGACCACGTCCTTGGTATTGATGCAGACGCCCCCGGACCTCTACCCGAAGGCCCCGGTGGCATGCATGCAGTGCCCGGTAGCAGTATGGCAACTGGAGGACAAGTCCCTCCGGTGCTATTGCCGGGTGCTTTACAGGTTGACTTGGGAGACGGGCAAACCGGGCAAGATCCGGGCATGCGACATGCCGCTGAAGGCCGCTCAGGAGGCGGAGGAAGAGTAGTAGATGCCGCCCTACCTGCTACCGGCCGTAATACAGGCCGCAAGGCGCGAGACCCGGTCATGCGCGCCCAGCGTAAGGCTGAGCGAGCAGCCGCGCGGGCCGATCTGCGGAGGCGGTACGGCCAGTACCGCAATTTTGTCGCGGATGGCGATACAGACTACTTCGCCCGTCTCAAGGCCCTGCAGGTAGAACGGTCCCGTCAGATCAAGGCCCTGCAGGTTGAAGCGAAAGCCGCAAAAGCGGCCATCCCGAAGGTTCTGAGTCGCGAGGTGCGGTTGATCTCAGTTATTGAGATCGACGCAGAGCTGACGCGCCGCAAGCTTATCGTCGAAGCGCAATATCAGGAACGACGGGAGGCTCTGCGCATTACGCGCGTACCGCCCTTGCAGTGGCGAGAGTGGCTCTACGAGCAATCCAACCGTGGCGACAAGGCCGCGCTTTCTGCGCTGCGTGGCATCGTCTACCAAGCCCAACGCGACGCCAAGCTTCCGAAGGAGGATGGCAAGGACGATGAGCTGGAGGACCTGGATGTATCCGCTGCCGATTACCACGATCAGCAGTACAAGCGGCTGATGGCGCGGTTGCTGGCCGAGGAACGCAAGGAGAGGGCGATCCGCTCCAGCAGCGTCCAGGCCATGCGCCCTCACGAAGTGGATGCGCTGATCCTGGCATTTGCCGGTATCCAATGGCGCGTGACGGGCAACGGAAATGTCGAGTACAGCCGCAGTGACGGCCGCCATCTTTTCACCGACCGGGGCAACCGCATCACGTTCGACCGCATGCGCGTAACGGACGATGAAATCAAGCTCGCGCTCATTCACTCACGGGAAAAGTTCGGCCGTCAGATCACGTTGACCGGCGAGGAGCCGATCTTCGTGGAGCGCATGGCACGAGTAGCTGACGACATGGGCCTCAAGGTTCTCAACCCCGAACTGCAAGCTGTCATCCAGGCGCACCGAGCTTCCAAGAAGGTAGCCGCTGGTCAGGTGGCAAAGGAGTCCGCACAGGAAGCGCCACAGGCGGTCACTCCCACACCGCTGCAAAAGTTCGAGACAGAAGGTCGTGACGCTGGCCAGACTGCATTCGCGGTACCGGAGGAGCGCCAGGTCGCTGCCGACGCGGCGACAGGCACCGAAGCCGATCTCGTGGGCAGCCTTCAGCCAATGGAGCCGGCCCAGCCCGCTACTGCCGAGGAGCACTTACGCGCCACGGTGCTCGGCATTGACCCGCGAGCGAAGTTCGAGGTCGCTGATCCGGCAGATGAAAGCCGCCTCTACGTTGGGCCAGTGGCCTCGGCACTGGAAGAGGCGCAGCCCATGTTCGCCCAGCATATTGGGCGCAGCACTTAC
- a CDS encoding phosphohydrolase, producing the protein MDLLQQNPEIINCCTDMQPQALHLIPRAFVRQPSGLHLDLLNPSADGWTDEDLAIGLSRTYRWGGHSTWPLPLSVAQHSITVVELYKRFAKRSLTRVEMLRELLHDADEALIGGFDPISPLKPILGPGFAQIAAKLQAAAFARYGVPAWSAEDKQIHKRADHLAAASEAVHVAGWSADEVQDLLNIGLTPLKTDPLVEVYGCKPWEPWPPTVAAERFLDELKRLTKPA; encoded by the coding sequence GTGGATCTTTTGCAGCAAAACCCAGAAATAATTAATTGTTGCACGGATATGCAACCGCAGGCGTTGCACCTGATCCCACGCGCTTTTGTTCGACAGCCCTCCGGTTTGCACCTGGACCTACTCAACCCGAGCGCCGACGGGTGGACCGACGAAGACCTGGCCATCGGTCTGTCACGCACCTACCGCTGGGGTGGCCACTCCACGTGGCCTCTGCCACTGTCAGTCGCTCAGCACTCAATCACAGTCGTGGAGCTATACAAGCGGTTCGCCAAACGATCCCTTACCCGCGTCGAAATGCTACGCGAGTTGCTGCATGACGCCGATGAAGCCTTGATCGGCGGCTTCGATCCCATCAGTCCGCTCAAGCCAATTCTGGGGCCTGGCTTTGCGCAAATCGCCGCGAAGCTGCAAGCCGCCGCGTTTGCCCGCTATGGCGTCCCCGCATGGTCTGCCGAAGACAAGCAGATTCACAAGCGAGCCGATCACCTGGCCGCAGCCTCCGAGGCGGTGCACGTCGCCGGGTGGTCCGCAGACGAGGTGCAGGATCTTCTCAACATCGGACTGACGCCCCTCAAGACGGATCCCTTGGTCGAGGTATATGGCTGCAAGCCATGGGAACCCTGGCCGCCTACCGTGGCCGCAGAGCGATTCCTTGATGAACTCAAGCGGCTCACGAAGCCAGCCTGA
- a CDS encoding plasmid mobilization protein — protein sequence MAKHLFTKKDDSQRRGIRKVFRVNEDEDQKIRHAASIRQMDESEFIRRAALGRKADVDFETEIVLALSDITRAVRALHADMVERGITPPEAELLPLILEARAAMLRISK from the coding sequence ATGGCCAAACATCTCTTCACCAAGAAGGACGACTCCCAGCGGCGCGGGATCCGCAAGGTGTTCCGCGTCAACGAGGATGAGGACCAGAAAATTCGTCATGCGGCCTCGATCCGGCAGATGGACGAATCCGAGTTCATCCGGCGCGCAGCTTTAGGGCGCAAAGCCGACGTGGACTTCGAGACTGAGATTGTCCTGGCGCTAAGCGACATCACCCGCGCCGTGCGTGCCCTGCACGCGGACATGGTGGAGCGTGGAATCACGCCACCGGAGGCGGAGCTTTTGCCGCTGATCCTTGAGGCTCGCGCAGCCATGCTGCGCATCTCCAAATAG
- a CDS encoding Fic family protein, translated as MNTKSPWIWLRTDWPDLAYDALAAAPDLAEAYRMHGVVEGKAAAIGLGSTSQVALDALSDEVLATAAIEGERLSLDAVRSSVMRRLGLATSGPVDRSVDGLVEVISDATTAIDTPLDEDRLCRWQSALFPGGTSGIHRIAVGRYRDHADPMQIVSGRPGREVVHYEAPPSKDVPGHMERFLKWFAETSPAQASALPGGGKPIDGFARAAIAHLWFESIHPFEDGNGRIGRAIVDMAMTQHLRQPVRLYSLSRQLLTSRSAYYDALNHAQRGDTNVTDWVQWFARQCTAACHAASQVIDQAIEKRQFWEKHEGSGLHERQRKVLQRLLDDGDGGFLGGLNAEKYMKMTGVSKATATRDLSEMVTGGQLWSQGVGKAVRYYVNVPGWAHGVAVEPGLVAPDPDTGLVVADEDRETKQSEEDVRAAAEAGRYIVSGKSGAEDRQYIGPIVAVSTLHVAQHIGRRQVVIHDTRLLDRVPAKGERLDVKFKGGHGTVLDMDKAGKEIDR; from the coding sequence ATGAATACCAAGTCACCTTGGATTTGGCTTCGCACGGATTGGCCTGATCTCGCCTATGACGCCCTGGCAGCCGCGCCTGACTTGGCGGAGGCCTACCGGATGCACGGCGTTGTGGAAGGCAAAGCCGCAGCCATCGGCCTCGGCAGTACTAGCCAGGTGGCGCTTGATGCGCTGTCCGATGAGGTGCTGGCCACTGCCGCCATTGAGGGTGAACGGCTGTCCCTCGATGCCGTCCGGTCGTCGGTGATGAGGCGGCTTGGATTGGCGACATCTGGGCCCGTTGACCGCAGTGTTGATGGACTGGTGGAGGTCATCAGTGACGCAACGACAGCAATCGATACGCCTTTGGACGAGGACCGCCTGTGCCGCTGGCAATCTGCGCTTTTCCCTGGCGGCACTTCGGGCATCCATCGCATCGCAGTCGGACGCTATCGTGACCATGCCGATCCAATGCAGATCGTGAGCGGCCGACCGGGTCGCGAAGTTGTCCATTACGAGGCGCCGCCCTCAAAAGATGTGCCGGGGCACATGGAACGCTTTCTCAAATGGTTCGCCGAAACCTCGCCGGCGCAGGCCTCGGCGTTGCCCGGAGGTGGCAAGCCCATCGATGGCTTCGCCAGGGCAGCAATTGCGCACCTGTGGTTCGAGAGCATCCACCCATTTGAGGATGGCAACGGCCGTATCGGTCGGGCGATTGTAGACATGGCCATGACGCAGCATCTGAGACAGCCTGTGCGCCTCTACAGCCTTTCGCGGCAGCTTCTGACCTCCCGCTCGGCGTACTACGACGCCCTAAACCACGCCCAGCGCGGCGACACCAACGTAACGGATTGGGTGCAGTGGTTTGCGCGCCAATGTACTGCCGCCTGCCATGCCGCTAGCCAAGTCATCGACCAAGCCATCGAGAAGCGGCAATTTTGGGAGAAACATGAGGGCAGTGGCCTTCATGAGCGCCAACGCAAAGTGCTGCAGCGACTCCTCGATGACGGGGATGGTGGCTTCCTCGGTGGCCTGAACGCTGAGAAGTACATGAAAATGACCGGCGTCTCAAAGGCCACGGCCACACGGGACCTTTCGGAGATGGTCACGGGCGGGCAACTGTGGAGCCAAGGCGTGGGCAAAGCGGTGCGCTATTACGTCAACGTGCCAGGGTGGGCGCATGGCGTAGCCGTTGAGCCCGGTCTGGTTGCCCCAGACCCCGACACAGGCTTAGTTGTCGCCGACGAGGACCGCGAGACCAAGCAGTCCGAGGAGGATGTACGCGCTGCAGCCGAAGCGGGACGCTATATCGTGTCCGGGAAATCAGGCGCCGAAGACCGGCAATACATCGGCCCAATCGTGGCCGTGTCCACGCTGCACGTCGCTCAGCATATCGGCCGTCGGCAAGTCGTCATCCACGACACACGTTTGCTCGACAGGGTGCCAGCCAAAGGCGAGCGCCTCGACGTGAAGTTCAAGGGCGGACACGGTACCGTGCTCGACATGGACAAAGCTGGCAAGGAGATCGACCGCTGA
- a CDS encoding 1-acyl-sn-glycerol-3-phosphate acyltransferase codes for MRLLRVRTTYCAATIELLRQERVIVCSNHVSLLDGVIVALASPVPLTFGVDTDFSRRSKVASRGMAVLSWLGFGAVVPIDGNSPFGIRSLSKALDRGESVMLFPEGQISETGHPCAEQPGVTWLVRRSGAKVVRIRILGAERSRFFAKSGDKLWPRIEIQF; via the coding sequence TTGCGCCTGCTGCGCGTCCGCACGACCTACTGCGCCGCGACCATTGAGCTTCTGCGGCAAGAACGGGTCATCGTTTGCTCGAACCATGTCAGTTTGCTCGATGGCGTGATCGTTGCCCTGGCGAGCCCAGTACCTTTGACCTTCGGCGTTGACACCGATTTTTCTCGACGCTCCAAGGTCGCCAGTCGGGGCATGGCAGTGTTGTCCTGGCTCGGCTTTGGCGCCGTTGTCCCAATCGACGGCAACTCTCCTTTCGGTATCCGGTCCCTTTCAAAAGCACTGGACCGTGGTGAGTCGGTGATGCTGTTTCCCGAAGGACAAATCAGCGAGACCGGTCACCCATGTGCGGAGCAACCTGGCGTGACATGGCTGGTTAGGCGATCCGGCGCAAAGGTTGTTCGGATCAGGATTCTGGGAGCCGAAAGAAGCCGCTTCTTCGCGAAGTCCGGGGACAAGCTTTGGCCGCGCATCGAGATCCAGTTCTAG
- a CDS encoding DUF7673 family protein, producing MTSPFVAHRDKVLGHYSTAAWLRRLVLAMWNGNAYPVGLSQLTNLDDSHAKAVLEMLSSYRQNGENDATFMALAEECRARLEEEAAAAQRADEFEAWLRQVRSELRTVGLSRDLADDRYDWFEGKFNAGLTPGDAAREAARANLV from the coding sequence ATGACCAGCCCCTTTGTCGCCCATCGAGACAAGGTTCTTGGCCACTACAGCACTGCTGCCTGGTTGCGCAGACTTGTGCTGGCCATGTGGAACGGCAACGCATATCCAGTTGGCCTCTCCCAACTCACCAATCTTGACGACAGTCACGCAAAAGCCGTGCTGGAAATGCTGTCGTCGTATCGACAGAACGGGGAGAACGACGCAACGTTCATGGCGCTCGCGGAAGAGTGTCGCGCGAGGCTTGAAGAGGAGGCTGCGGCTGCGCAGCGCGCGGACGAATTCGAAGCTTGGTTGCGCCAAGTTCGAAGCGAGTTGAGGACCGTCGGTCTGTCGCGCGACCTCGCTGATGATCGATATGATTGGTTCGAGGGAAAATTCAATGCTGGGCTCACCCCCGGCGATGCTGCCAGGGAGGCAGCCCGAGCAAATCTCGTTTGA
- a CDS encoding helix-turn-helix transcriptional regulator, producing MSSPFANFLRTLRQRSGMRQHELAKVLGFEQAYISAIELGAKPPSDEFLDRLQRGLALTDRDNCEMREAVEKSRRRFVLPADVPTETYLLCHELWAKIDRLYPAQIRALRSLVKIDELLMEEPTYGSGRVKRRTSNDDAE from the coding sequence ATGAGCAGTCCATTCGCCAATTTTCTGCGTACGCTGCGCCAGCGCAGTGGGATGCGCCAACACGAGCTGGCCAAGGTGCTCGGCTTCGAGCAGGCCTACATCTCTGCTATCGAACTGGGAGCGAAGCCACCAAGCGATGAATTTCTCGACAGACTCCAGAGAGGACTAGCTCTGACGGATCGAGACAACTGCGAAATGCGGGAGGCAGTAGAGAAGTCCCGGCGGCGGTTTGTGCTCCCTGCGGATGTTCCAACCGAGACATACCTGCTTTGTCATGAACTTTGGGCAAAGATAGACAGGTTATATCCGGCCCAAATCCGGGCATTGCGGTCACTTGTAAAGATCGATGAGCTTCTTATGGAAGAGCCGACATATGGTTCCGGGCGCGTCAAACGTCGCACATCGAACGACGACGCAGAGTAG
- the istB gene encoding IS21-like element helper ATPase IstB yields MNTPENLQSRANALRLHGLLAHWPEVADAGWVAPLLQWEEEERSRRSLERRIRDARLGNFKPLCDFDWAWPTRCDRAAVEELMSLEFVKDSANVVLIGPNGVGKSTLALNLAYQALVQGHTALFTTAGQMLGELAALDSDSALRRRLHRYASPDVLVIDEVGYLSYSNRHADLLFELISRRYGATSTVVTTNRPFAEWSEVFPNAACVVSLVDRLVHRAEVIAIEGESYRVKEARERADQRAKKRSVARAEKKPS; encoded by the coding sequence ATGAACACGCCTGAGAACCTGCAAAGCCGTGCGAACGCCTTGCGCCTGCATGGGCTACTGGCACACTGGCCGGAGGTCGCCGACGCCGGCTGGGTGGCGCCGCTGCTGCAATGGGAAGAAGAGGAGCGCTCGCGCCGCTCGCTGGAGCGACGCATCCGGGATGCCCGACTGGGCAACTTCAAGCCCTTGTGCGACTTCGACTGGGCCTGGCCGACGCGCTGCGACCGGGCCGCCGTCGAAGAATTGATGTCGCTGGAGTTCGTCAAGGACTCGGCCAACGTCGTGCTGATCGGCCCGAACGGCGTCGGCAAATCGACCCTGGCGCTGAATCTGGCCTATCAGGCGCTCGTCCAAGGGCACACAGCGCTGTTCACCACCGCCGGCCAGATGCTCGGCGAGCTGGCCGCCCTCGACAGCGATTCGGCCTTGCGTCGACGCCTGCACCGCTATGCCTCGCCGGACGTTCTGGTCATCGACGAGGTCGGCTACCTGTCGTACTCGAACCGACATGCCGATCTGCTGTTCGAGCTCATCAGTCGCCGATATGGCGCCACCAGTACGGTGGTTACAACAAACAGACCATTCGCCGAATGGTCGGAGGTGTTCCCGAACGCCGCCTGCGTCGTCTCGCTGGTTGACCGACTGGTGCATCGTGCCGAAGTCATCGCGATCGAGGGCGAGTCGTATCGCGTCAAGGAAGCGCGTGAGCGGGCCGATCAGCGAGCAAAGAAACGCAGCGTGGCCCGGGCGGAGAAAAAGCCATCATGA
- the istA gene encoding IS21 family transposase, translating into MTIGVELEAQILRYYHVEKWRAGTIARQLHVHRDTVQRVLAQAGLPRIGSVQRPSQIDAYLPFIHETLKKFPSLTASRLYAMVTERGYRGSQHHFRHMIALHRPRPQPEAYLRLRTLPGEQGQVDWGHFGHLQIGRARRPLMAFVMVLSWSRQIYLRFYLDARMDSFLAGHAGAFEAWSGLPRVLLYDNLKSAVLERQGDAIRFHPTLLAFAAHHRYEPRPVAVARGNEKGRVERAIRYVRESFFAGRTVTDLDELNAQAAHWCAGLAADRPCREEPTISVREAFSREQPSLLALPENPYPCELQLAVKVGKTPYVRFDLNDYTIPHTHVRRTLTVRASPRQVRILDGTELLATHERSYDRGAQIEIAAHINALVERKREARHHRGLDHLARAAPASQALLQRAAERGGNLGNITTHLLRLLDRYGAAELQAAIEEILASDAAPHQNPVRLALERRREARQAPPPVGIHLPEHVRHKDKLVIPHRLDIYDQLTGDANEHA; encoded by the coding sequence ATGACCATTGGAGTAGAACTTGAAGCCCAGATCCTGCGTTACTACCACGTCGAGAAATGGCGCGCCGGCACCATCGCGCGCCAGTTGCATGTGCACCGCGACACCGTCCAGCGTGTGCTGGCGCAGGCCGGCCTGCCCAGGATTGGCAGCGTGCAGCGGCCGTCGCAGATCGACGCCTACCTGCCATTCATCCATGAGACGTTGAAGAAGTTCCCGTCGCTCACGGCCAGCCGCCTGTATGCGATGGTGACCGAACGCGGCTACCGCGGGAGCCAGCACCACTTCCGGCACATGATCGCGCTGCACCGGCCGCGCCCACAGCCGGAAGCCTATCTGCGTCTGCGTACCTTGCCGGGCGAACAAGGGCAAGTCGATTGGGGTCACTTCGGCCATCTGCAGATCGGCCGCGCACGCCGGCCGCTGATGGCCTTCGTGATGGTGCTGTCATGGTCGCGGCAGATCTATCTGCGCTTCTACCTTGATGCACGCATGGACAGCTTCCTGGCCGGCCATGCCGGTGCCTTCGAAGCCTGGTCCGGCCTTCCCAGGGTCCTGCTCTACGACAACCTGAAGAGTGCCGTGCTGGAACGCCAGGGCGATGCGATCCGTTTCCATCCGACACTGCTCGCGTTCGCGGCGCATCACCGCTACGAGCCCCGGCCGGTTGCCGTCGCCCGTGGCAACGAGAAGGGGCGCGTCGAGCGCGCCATCCGCTATGTACGCGAGAGCTTCTTCGCCGGACGCACCGTGACCGACCTCGATGAGCTCAACGCCCAAGCCGCCCATTGGTGTGCGGGACTTGCGGCCGATCGTCCCTGCCGGGAAGAACCGACGATCAGCGTACGCGAGGCGTTCTCCCGCGAGCAGCCCAGCCTGCTCGCCTTGCCGGAGAATCCCTATCCATGCGAACTGCAACTGGCTGTCAAGGTCGGCAAGACACCGTATGTGCGCTTCGATCTGAATGACTACACGATCCCGCATACGCATGTGCGACGCACGCTCACGGTGCGGGCCAGTCCCCGGCAGGTACGCATCCTCGATGGCACGGAACTGCTCGCCACTCATGAGCGCAGTTACGATCGCGGCGCGCAGATAGAGATTGCCGCGCACATCAATGCCTTGGTCGAACGCAAACGCGAAGCCCGCCACCATCGCGGACTTGACCATCTGGCTCGGGCGGCGCCGGCCAGCCAGGCGCTGCTGCAGCGCGCAGCGGAACGGGGCGGCAATCTGGGCAACATCACCACCCACCTGCTGCGGCTGCTCGACCGCTATGGCGCCGCTGAATTGCAAGCGGCGATCGAGGAAATCCTCGCCAGCGATGCGGCGCCTCACCAGAATCCGGTGCGCCTGGCGCTGGAGCGCCGGCGCGAGGCGCGCCAGGCACCGCCGCCCGTGGGTATCCATCTACCTGAACACGTCCGGCACAAGGACAAGCTGGTGATACCCCACCGCCTCGACATCTACGATCAGCTCACGGGAGATGCCAATGAACACGCCTGA